The following are encoded in a window of Arctopsyche grandis isolate Sample6627 chromosome 2, ASM5162203v2, whole genome shotgun sequence genomic DNA:
- the LOC143922760 gene encoding uncharacterized protein LOC143922760 encodes MANPNPNPNGGSGSGSGSGSGSGDANANGNSNVSICESMRTVGVRAGRVASFIDRQAAAFGSRIPLLTWLGDRIRHRPRGVIKTKSRINPTSLDVSKISAAKVKKMWQSIAAELEHILDPREPRDSESRLGVAMRSRRSASPSKM; translated from the exons ATGGCCAACCCCAACCCCAACCCCAACGGAGGCAGTGGCAGTGGCAGTGGCAGTGGCAGTGGCAGTGGAGATGCAAATGCAAATGGCAACAGCAACGTGTCAATTTGCGAATCGATGCGAACGGTCGGAGTCCGAGCTGGCCGCGTCGCCAGCTTCATCGACCGGCAAGCTGCAGCCTTCGGGTCCAGGATTCCACTTCTGACCTGGTTGGGTGACCGGATCCGACACCGGCCTCGAGGAGTCATCAAGACCAAGTCCAGGATCAACCCGACCTCGTTAGACGTCTCCAAGATCAGCGCCGCCAAAGTCAAGAAAATGTGGCAGTCGATTGCTGCCGAGCTGGAGCACATCTTGGATCCACGAGAGCCTCGCGA ctCCGAGAGTCGGCTCGGTGTGGCAATGAGGAGTCGACGCTCCGCATCTCCGTCGAAAATGTAA
- the LOC143922837 gene encoding uncharacterized protein LOC143922837: protein MLSPASASSSKMSITEAATPSKDWAFEVEMMSPPSAGPSKIPISEAATLPNDSDCDSETKSESSLTLYGTSDSDSEVSQNSTVIYRTLKRGCANEEPLFRATLPEMSVKECANSLNGSESESEDNDWKAPSEMSNSEAASSSTDSDSDVEPVRSGSPMTSETLAMRQSKICKKRRLPPSHPYSLRPRPKF, encoded by the exons ATGTTGAGCCCAGCCTCGGCATCGTCATCGAAAAT GTCCATCACCGAGGCAGCAACACCGTCAAAAGA CTGGGCATTCGAAGTTGAGATGATGAGCCCACCTTCGGCAGGGCCATCGAAAAT ACCCATCTCCGAGGCAGCAACATTGCCAAACGA CTCGGATTGTGATTCGGAAACAAAAAGTGAAAGCTCGCTGACTTTATACGGAAC cTCGGATAGCGATTCCGAAGTCAGTCAAAATTCGACCGTTATATACCGAAC ccTCAAAAGGGGTTGTGCAAACGAAGAACCCCTTTTCCGGGCCACGCTACCTGAAAT GTCCGTCAAAGAGTGTGCTAACTCGTTGAACGG CTCGGAGAGTGAATCCGAGGATAATGACTGGAAAGCGCCATCGGAAAT GTCCAATAGCGAGGCTGCATCCTCATCAACAGA CTCTGATAGCGACGTGGAGCCGGTTAGATCGGGATCACCGATGACTTCGGAAAC GTTAGCGATGCGCcagtcaaaaatatgtaaaaaaaggcGATTGCCTCCGTCTCACCCGTATTCTCTTCGACCTCGGCCAAAATTCTGA